The Streptomyces sp. NBC_01707 genome includes the window ACCCTGATCCACTACGCGCGCCAACTCCACCTCGCCGGCTTGCCCTCCTGATCAGCCGCCCGCACTGTCCGGCCCGGTCTTCCCTTCCGGGCCGGAGGGTTTCCCGCGCCCTCGTGTTCGAGGACGAGCCGCGCATGACGATCGCGCTCCACGACGGCGACGGGGCGCGCCTGGCAGTCACAGGCGCGGCCACCGGCTACTACGAGATGCGGCTCGACGCGGCGGAGGCCGCCACCCTGCTGGCGGGACTCACTCGTGCCGTGGCGTACGACCGCGACGCCATCATCACCGTGGCCGGCCTCGCCGATATCAACGGAGACCACTCCTACGGATGGACGTGGCGCATCGCGGACGGCTCCCTGGACGACGACGCAGCCCGTCCGCTGTTCGACCCCTACACCGAACTCAAGGGCGCCGAATTCCCGTACAAAGCGCGCTGTGGCATGAGTTCAATCAAGCCGCATGGAGGCATGTCGAGTTGACCACCCTTGAGGCCAGCTCCTACGGCACCGCCACCCGGCCCAGGCGGCGCTTCCTGATGGCAGTGCGCAGCGGCGCGCTCAGCGTGCCCGCCTCCCCGCGGGAGCCCATGCCGACGACCTCGTTCGGCGCGGCGCTCGGCTGGCCGGCGGGAGAAGAGGTCAACACTCGCGGCGTGTGCGGTGTCGATCCCGCCACCGGGCGACCGAAGGGGGCCTCCCGTTCTCATCGATGTCGACATTCCGACGCACTAGGTGCCTCCCGCAGTCGTGAATAACTGCTGTCGTGAGTCGTCGATAAAGCCAGATGTACCGCACCGGGGACGTGGTGCGTTGGATTGCAGGGCGTCGGCGTAGTCGGCGGGCGTCCGTTTCGTGATCACGTGAGCTGAAGGATGGCGAGCCGACGGTTCCCTGCTCACGGACGTTGCGCCTCGGGGCTGTTGCGTCTGCCAGCACCGTCAGGTGGAGCGAGCCGACTGTGCTGGGGGATGATCTCCTGCGTGGTTGAAGAGGCAGGTACAGGTGCCGGTGCGGACGACGCTTGTGCATGGGATGAGCGACTGGGCTGGGCGTTCGGACTGATAGCGGATGATCCGGCTGCGAGGACCGCAGCGCTTGCCTATTTGGCTGAGGCACGGAGGCAGGCCGCGGACGCGCTCGGTCGGTCCAACGAGATGTGGCGGCTGACGCTGCCCCTGGGAGCGGAGGAGCAGTACAGGGAGCGGGCCTTTCTTCAGGCGCGTCGGAGGCATCACCAGGCGCAGAGACGTTCACTGCCTGACGGGCTGTGGGGTCGCCCTGCGAGCGGGGATCTGGCGACTTGGCCGGGGTTGCCCTATGCGTTGCTCTTCTTGGAGTGGGAAGCGAGATACCCGCGGGAGTGGACGCAGCATGCGAAGGCGTGGGGTACGAAGCAGAGTCTTATCCGGGATATGGCCCTGGTTCACCAAGAGGAGGCGATCAGGGCGAAGCTCACCGATCTGGTCGAGATCGTCGTCCTCCGCGCGTATCGCTGCAAAGACCGCGAGTACGTGCGGGTTGCCAGGGCTGTCGACAGCGCTGACCTGCGCGGCAGGCTCGGTCGTGCGGTCGATTCGGACAGTCCGTGGGCCCGGTGCCATGCAGAGTATGTGCTCTGGCTCCTTGACCGCCCTGACATGCCGAACACACCTCATGTCTGGCGGGCCTGGGTGGCAGGCGAGGCTGCGGCGTTGATGTGGCCTGGGGACGATGCCAGGAAGGTCCCGTGATCATGGAGTGCTCTACGCCTTCGTACCTGCCTGGAAGACCGTGCCTGCCGACGCATCATCCGCGATCCCGCTCGCCCTTGACCAGCTCCGAGAGCATCTCGACGTCGGACCCGGGGAGGTGCCCGGCCTGCTGGAGCGGCTGGCCCAGGTGCCGGACCCGCGCGATCCGCGCGGAGTGCGGCACGCGCTGGCCGTCGTCCTCGCGCTGACCGCGTGCGCGGTGCTGGCCGGGGCGACCTCGCTGCTGGCGGTCGGCGAGTGGATCGCGGACGCGCCACCGCAGGTGCTGGAGCGACTCGGCGTACAGCCTGATCCAGTGCTGCCTCGGCGGCTGGTCCCGGCCGAGGCGACGGTCCGCCGGCTGCTGACCCGCATCGACGGAGACGCCCTGGACCGGGCGGTAGGCGGATGGCTCGCCGACCGTCGACCTGCGAGCGCCGGGCTGCGCGGACTCTCTGTGGACGGCAAGTCCCTGCGCGGCGCGGCCAAGGCTCGGGGGCGGAAGATCCACCTGCTCGCCGCGGTGGAGCACACCACCGGGCTCGTCCTGGCCCAGTTCGACGTCGGCGAGAAGACCGGGGAAACCAGGCGCCTGCAGCCGCTGCTGGACAACATCGCTGACCTAGCCGGAACCGTGGTCACCAGCGACGCGCTCCACACGCAACGCGAGCACGCCGCCTACCTCCTGGGCCGCCGCGCCCACTACATCGCCATCGTCAAGGGCAACCAGAAGAACCTGCATAAGCAGCTGAAGTCCCTGCCCTGGAACGACATCCCGCTCCAAGGCCGCACCCACGGCGCTGGCCACGGCCGCGCCGAGATCCGTCGCATCAAGGTCGCCACCGCGGGAAACCTGCTCTTCCCCGGCACCCGTCAGGCCGTTCAGATCAAGCGCCGACGCACCGACCGCAAGACCGGCAAGACCACCATCACCACCGTCTACGCGGTCACCAGCCTGACCGCCGAGCAGGCCACTCCCGCCCAGCTCGCGAAGCTCATCCGCGACCACTGGAAGATCGAGGCCCTGCACCACGTCCGCGACACCACCTTCGCCGAGGACGCCTCCCAGCTGCGGACCGGCAACGCACCCCGCGCCATGGCGACCTGCCGCAACCTTGCCGTCGGAGCCCTGCGAATGAACGGCGTGAAGAACATCGCCTCCGGCCTCCGTCGCAACGCGCGCGTCGCCCGCCGCCCCCTCGCGCTCCTCGGCCTCGCGTGATCACAAAACGGACGCCCGCCGACTACGCCGAAGCCCTGCGTTGGATTGCGGAAGGCAGTCTCGAGTACCTCGGCCGCGCCGACGACCAGGTCAAGATCCGTGGGTCCCTGATCGAACTCGGTGAGATCGACCCCACCTGGCCTGCTGCGAGAGTGTGGCCCAGGCCGCTGTCGTGGTGCGCGAGGACACCCCTGGGGTGAAACGACTGGCGGCCTACGCGGTCCCGGGCACGGCAGCCGGCCTTGACACACCAGAACTGCGTGAACGCCTGGCCGCCGTGCTGCCGGACCACATGGTGCCCGCGGCGTTCGTGGTGCTGGAGGAACTGCCTCTCACTCCCAACGGGAAGCTGGCCGCAAGGCCCTGCCCGCACCGGGCGGGACCGTGAATCCTGGCCAAGGCCCGCTCCACCCGATCGAGTCAGAAGTCGACGAAACCACGCTCCCGGCCCAACTCACTGCATGACCTCAAAGTGGATCATTGAGTGGCCGTCGATGCACCACTCCAGCGGACGTGACCCGGCCCGCACAGCTGGCCATTGCCTGGATAGAAGGCCGCGCCTGCCTGCGGTCTTGGCGCCGCAGGGCCCACTCGCGCGGGGGCCCAGACCCGCCGGGATGGTCGCGAGTCGCGCAGTCACATCCACAAGTGGACGAACCGGACTGGGCGACCGCGACCCCCGCGACACTTCGACAACGGAGCTTCTTTGTTCTCGCGGGACTCGGCATCCGCGAGATACCAAGAGGACCTTCTTCCATGCAGGCCGGCCAGCTCACCTGAATCAGGATGCTGTTCGTGCGCCACCGACCACGCGAGCGGATAGAGAACAGCCTGTGAGACCACCCATGTTGCCAGCCAACACGGGATGAAAGAGCTCAGTCATATTACGAGGGAATGATTATCAATCCCCGCGATAGGCATTAGAAGCGCGCGCCGAACAGGCCGTACCTGCCGTAGTCCAGGAACTCGCACTTATATGCATTCCACTCGCCCTCGTTCACAACCCTATCGCCCTCTTTTATGCAAGCAGCCATGCTGGGCCAATCGGAAAGGTGGAACCAGGCATTGGCAATAGCCGGTGTCACTCGCTGGGTGGCAGTAACCTCATTTGTCGCACTCGCACTGGTTGCCATTCCGGCTGTGGCTATCACGGCCAGCGTGATAGTGGCGATTGCTCGCTGCTTGAACATGAATCCTCCCTAAAACAGAACGGCTTGATCTCTCTCGGGCAAGCTAGCAAACGACCAAGTGCCCTCTATGGAATCTGCGTGCCTTTCTTTCCGGGACGAGTAGTCATTAAGGCTATTTCATCCGGGATATGTGCAGTTCAGAAGGGTGTGGATTGCCTGACTGATGGTGCCGATTCGCCGGGTGGAGCATCTGGCTTGCCGGAGCAGCTGCCAGGTCTTCAACTGTGCGAAGGAGCGTTCGCCTGGGCCCGCAGTCGGGCGTGATCACGGTTGAACGTCGGGTAGTGCTCGGGTTGTTCGCGGTGGTGGTAGTAGGGGGTGCGGACCGCGGCGCCGGCGCCCTGGTAGGCCTGGTCCGCGAGCACGAGGATCTGTCGGGTCAGGCAGGTCTGGACGATGCCGTGGGCGCGGGCCGCGGTCGGGTCATGGGTGCGTCCCCGTGTCGCACGTGATAACCAGAGCGGGGTTCCGTCCGGCCGTGCGATGACCTGGACGTACGTGCCGTGCTCCTGTGTTTCTGTACGGGACGTCGAGCGTGGAAGGATACGGAACCAACAGGCCTCGGTCCCCGGCGTGATGAGTGATATCACCACGCCAACGACAAGGGGCCTTGTGCCAGCGCCACAACGCCTGCGATGAGGGCCGTCTACCTGATGCTCTGGAGCGCAGCGACCCGCTGGCAGGGTCTGGGGCAACGGGGCCACCACATGGCGACTACCGAGCGGCAGAGATGAATACTGCGTGAACTCGAATCAGGCAGCCCACGGCATGAGATCGGCTCCCGCACCGGAATGAAGCAGCGAACAGTCGAACGGGAACTTCTGTCCCTGCGGGACAAACCCGGAGGCTGGACCATCTATCAAGTCATGCCCTGGTAGGGGCATTCCGCTGAGCGGGGTCTGCTGTAACACAACCCACCGGTGCGCCACGCGGACCGCACTACCACCACAGGGACATGATCGTGTGGCTTCTGCATTTCTGCACGGTGAGCGCGACTGATTACGAACGCATAGCGGGCGGCCCGGATGGTGACGGTCCGGGTGGGGCCTCCTGTGGGCCCGCATCACGGGATAAAATCATGATAGAAACGCTCACTTAGAGGTCGTTTTCTCCTATTCTTTCATCATGGGGTGTCGGCTTGGCTCGGTTTTGTCGATCGTGCCAGGAGATGGTGTTCTCGCCGTGAGACGGCCGGCCATGAGATCGGTCATAGCAGCATGGATCATGGCTTCCGAGCGAGCGGGATGGGTTTCGTAATCACGAGCGAGTCGGCGGTGGAGCATGAGCCACCGTAGGTTCGCTCCACTGTCCAGCGTTTAGGGATCGGTGCGAATCCCCTGGTCCCGGGGGCGCGTTGGACGATTTCGAGGTCGATGCCGAGGGTGGCGGCGTGTTCGAGGAAGTGTTTGCGGTAGCCGCCGTCGACCCAGACCTTGCGGATCGTGGGATGGGCGGCCGCTGTCTGGTCGAGGGGGTCTGGCCCGCGGCGGAGTCCTGGACGCCCCGGCCGCGGGTGCCAGACCGGCAGGCGCTGTGCGGGATCCTGTTCGTGCGTGCGCTCTACCGCCCAACGGAAAAGTTCAGCGATGACCCGGCGGATGCCGCGTTGCCGCAGCAGGCGCCGGTACTTGTCTTTGTCGTAGCCGCGGTCTGCGAAACCGCAACGACGTCACCCAACTCCTGCCCCTGCTCGACACGGTCCCCGCCGTGGCCGGCGTCGCCAGCCGGCCCAGACAACGGGCGACGCGCTCCTCGCGGGGCGTCGGACGTGGCTGCGCGCGCTGTCCTGGTCAACGACGGCTGCCACCACCGGACATGCAGGCCCCCTACGCCCAGCCTGAAGTCGGCCATCGCTTCACGACTGGGGTGGGCATACTCCTGGACCTGAAATTCCTACCCAGCACGCGCCTGTACGTGGCGCTGGCCCTGGTGAGCGCCTGCGTTATCACGGGGCGTCAAGCCTGTGTCAGAACAGCATCCGGCCGGGGGCGAAGCCGAAACGGACACGGCCAACTGCCTCGAAAAGGGTCGCGGAGTGGTTGGCGTGTTGAAGCGCGACCATGCCGTCCCGAAAGAGCCGCTCGATGGGATTGCCCCGATAGAGGGATGAAGAACTGCCGAGCTCATACATGTCCAGCAGTACCTTTCTGCTCACCTGGGCACCGTGGCTCATCGCGGCGCGAAGAAGCGCACGCTGCTCGATGGTGACAGGCTCAGACTTCTCACCAGCGGCGTCCAACGCCGCAGCCGCCGAGAGCAGCAAGAGCCGGGCCGCCTGAAGAGCGGCCTCGGACTGGGCGATCACCTCTTGGGTGCGTGCGGACTCGGCCAGGGTCCCGCCTGCGGGCGTCTTCTTGGACGTGACCAAGGCGACGGTCTCGTCGATGGCTGCCTGCGCCACGCCCAAAACGACAGCGGTACATCCAGGAAGGACAAGCGCGGGTACGTATCCCTGGTACAGCGGCCGGTCGATGCGAACCGGCCCCTCAATGCCGGCGACCAGTTCGTTCGGGACGAAAGCGTCGTGCACGGCAACGTCATTGCTTCCCGAACCGATCAGGCCGCTGACATTCCACGTGTCCTTCATCTCCCACTGGCCTCGACGGAGGATGAAGAGTCGGACGTCGGGCGTTCCTCGTTTTGTCAGACGCTGGCTGCCGTCCTCCACGATGACGCAGACCACAGCGAGGCAGTCTGCCTGACCGATACCGGTGACGATTTTCCAGGTGCCGGACAAACGATAGCCACCGTCGACGGGTACCGCTGTTCCGGGTGATCCTGAGTTCGCGAAGATGGGCTCGCGACCATCTGCCCAGATCTGGTCGCAGCCAGCCTGGTCGAGCATGGCCCCGACGAATCCCCAGTTGGCATTCCATACCGTCCAGGCCACAGAAGCATCGAGGCGGCCAAACGCGGCATACACCTTGAGCACCGTCTCCAACGGGGCTTCGAATCCGCCGTACTCGCGTGGAGTGAGCATGCGGAACGCCCCATGATCACGCAACTCATGAAGCAGCTTCTCGGGCAGGGACCTGCTTGATTCTATGTGACTTACAGCTGCACCGATGGAAGGTGCCAGTCGCCTGGGAAGCTCCAACAGGCTGGACTCGTTCGTACTCATCATTTCTCCTGGTGTCTCTATGCACAGCCTGGCGGGCGTCGGGCACAGCATTCTGTGGCCTGTAAACCAATGCCAAGGTTCGAGCCGGTTGGGCGTGACCGCCGATCCGAGGACCGGGGTTACTTGCGCCACAACCAGGTGACTCGGTCGTACATCGGCTCAAATCCTGCTCGCCGCATGTTGTGAAGCGATGTGTTGTGTTCGCCGGGGCCTTCAGCTCCGGTCTCGGCCACCAGCCACCGGCAGCCCTCGGCCAGTGCCGCCCGGGCGCGGATGGTAAGTAGCGCGGACTGGGCTCCACGGCCCCGGCTGTCTGGGAGTGTGCCTCCGCCGAACATGTTGGCGCAGTCTCCGTTAACGAACAGGCTTCCGACGGCGACGATCCGCTCGCCTTCCCACACGCCATATTGCTGCCAGCCAGGCCTGCCTACACACGACGCGGCTACGTCGATCATTCCGGTCCCGCTCATGCCGAACGCCGCCATCATGACGGTGGCCCACTCATAGGCATGGTGAGGCTCGACCTTGGCGACGCGAAGGCTCGGGTCGAGTGCCGAGATGCCGTCGGTGGCAGACTGCACGGCCTCCGTTGCGCAGCCGAGCTTGACGAGCCGACCTCCGGGAGTCAGGTTCAGATCGCCGACGATCGTTTCCCAGTCCGCCGGCAGCAGCTGCGGCGCTATCACGAACCGGCCCTGAGCGACTCCTTCGCTGCGGTAGAAGTCACATATCTTCGCCAGGACGTTCGCGTCGATCGGCTCGCCCAGACCGAAACCACCGGCCCGATTGAAGAAATCACTCGGATCCTCCCGCACCGTCGTAGCCTGCACGGACCCGACGTTTAGCGAAGCGACACCCATCGCCTGCCGGACCGGCACGGGCGCCCCTGTGACGAAGTCCACGTACGCCTTGATTTCGGTCTGCTCGGCCTCACGGACCGGCACGGTGGTGCTCATGCTCGTTTCTCTTCCCATAGTTGTTCTGCACAGCCAGTACTGCGAAGGCGAACGCCCTCCGCTATGCCGGAGCTGACCGCTCTTGGGCGTGCCTGCTCAACCGTGCGTCACACCTCTCGGCGTGTATCCGGGCCAAGGCATCCCCTGTGAAGGCGGCCCGGAAAAGGGCCCTATGTGAGGTCCTTCGGTGCGGCCCGCCGACAGCGCCTGACGCGCACCGCCCACCAGCGCAGTCCGCCGTGGAGTCGCCCAGATCTCGGACGCCCGACGTCAAGGAGCTGTCGTTCTTCGCAGTCACACCCGCATGATGCGGTGGGGGGCGGAAAAGTTCGCTCTGGAAGCGAAGATATTTTTCAGAGGGCGCGGGGGTGGTACAGACGCAGCTTCGTCACGCGTCCCCTGTCCAGGGACTGCACCCATAGGCATCCGGGCGGACAGTGGAAGGGGTCGTCTGGAGGACTGAGCAGGGCGGTTTCCCAGATGACGACCTCACGGCTGGCCACCACGTTCAGGAGCTGCTGGCGCACCCCGATGGACTCGTTATGGTCGTACGCGGTCTGCAAGTAGTCGATGCCCGTCCGTTTACTGGTCGGCCAGATCACGTCCGCCTCCGGCGACCAGCGGCCGGACAGCGCCGACAGGAGCTTCCCTCGCCGCCCGGATTCCAATGTCTCCTCCGCCAACTCGCGGTGTGCAGCTCTCAGAGCAGTGGCATCGTCGTGTGCCTGGTCAGCCGAGCCGAGTAGCACATCGACCAGCTGTGAGCGCGCTTTGTGGAGCCTGCTGCGAACCGTCCCGACCGGCGTGGCACACAACGTCGCGATGTCGTCATAGGAACGAGCATCAGTGAAGTAACGCAGCATCGTCACAAGCCGCAGGTTCGGGCTGAGGTCCTCCAGCGCGCTCCACACCCAGTCCCGCAACGCATGCTGTTCAAGCAACTCCGCCGGGTCGGAGAGACCGTCCAACCGTTCCGAGGTGACGGCCGTCATGGGCTCGGCCATGGGTACGGGCGACTTTTTCCGCAACTGTGCGCGGCACACGTTGCGGACCACCATGCGCAGCCATGGGCCGACCGCGTTGGGGTCTTTGACGTCGCCGATGCTGCGCAGCGCGATGAGCGCAGCCTCCTGTACAGCGTCTTCAGCGTCCTGGCTATGGCCCAGCACAGCCAGGGCGACAGCACGCATACCTGCTTGATGTCTGGCGAGCAGCAAGCCAAGGCAAGCGGCGTCACCGGCTTGTGCAGCGCGCACCAGCTCGGAATCTTGGGCCGCCCCGCCCGCCAGAAAGTCAGCCATCCCGAAAGAATACCCGAGGTCATTACTCGGACCCGGGGCCCTTGCTTCCACCATTGCGGAGGATGAGCCCCGGCATGAAAGATGGTGCGTGGGCGAGCCTCAGCAACTCCATGTCCGCAACCCCTGGCGGCTGCTCCGGCAATCCAGATGCTCCACCCGGCGCATCTGCACCTCAGTCAGGCCATCCACACCGTCCTGAACTGAACATATCCAGGGTGAAAGAGGCTCAGCACTGACACGAGGTCACTACCGGGGCCGGCGGAAT containing:
- a CDS encoding ISAs1 family transposase codes for the protein MPGRSRDHGVLYAFVPAWKTVPADASSAIPLALDQLREHLDVGPGEVPGLLERLAQVPDPRDPRGVRHALAVVLALTACAVLAGATSLLAVGEWIADAPPQVLERLGVQPDPVLPRRLVPAEATVRRLLTRIDGDALDRAVGGWLADRRPASAGLRGLSVDGKSLRGAAKARGRKIHLLAAVEHTTGLVLAQFDVGEKTGETRRLQPLLDNIADLAGTVVTSDALHTQREHAAYLLGRRAHYIAIVKGNQKNLHKQLKSLPWNDIPLQGRTHGAGHGRAEIRRIKVATAGNLLFPGTRQAVQIKRRRTDRKTGKTTITTVYAVTSLTAEQATPAQLAKLIRDHWKIEALHHVRDTTFAEDASQLRTGNAPRAMATCRNLAVGALRMNGVKNIASGLRRNARVARRPLALLGLA
- a CDS encoding acyl-CoA dehydrogenase family protein, with translation MSTNESSLLELPRRLAPSIGAAVSHIESSRSLPEKLLHELRDHGAFRMLTPREYGGFEAPLETVLKVYAAFGRLDASVAWTVWNANWGFVGAMLDQAGCDQIWADGREPIFANSGSPGTAVPVDGGYRLSGTWKIVTGIGQADCLAVVCVIVEDGSQRLTKRGTPDVRLFILRRGQWEMKDTWNVSGLIGSGSNDVAVHDAFVPNELVAGIEGPVRIDRPLYQGYVPALVLPGCTAVVLGVAQAAIDETVALVTSKKTPAGGTLAESARTQEVIAQSEAALQAARLLLLSAAAALDAAGEKSEPVTIEQRALLRAAMSHGAQVSRKVLLDMYELGSSSSLYRGNPIERLFRDGMVALQHANHSATLFEAVGRVRFGFAPGRMLF
- a CDS encoding N-acetyltransferase translates to MSTTVPVREAEQTEIKAYVDFVTGAPVPVRQAMGVASLNVGSVQATTVREDPSDFFNRAGGFGLGEPIDANVLAKICDFYRSEGVAQGRFVIAPQLLPADWETIVGDLNLTPGGRLVKLGCATEAVQSATDGISALDPSLRVAKVEPHHAYEWATVMMAAFGMSGTGMIDVAASCVGRPGWQQYGVWEGERIVAVGSLFVNGDCANMFGGGTLPDSRGRGAQSALLTIRARAALAEGCRWLVAETGAEGPGEHNTSLHNMRRAGFEPMYDRVTWLWRK
- a CDS encoding RNA polymerase sigma factor — encoded protein: MADFLAGGAAQDSELVRAAQAGDAACLGLLLARHQAGMRAVALAVLGHSQDAEDAVQEAALIALRSIGDVKDPNAVGPWLRMVVRNVCRAQLRKKSPVPMAEPMTAVTSERLDGLSDPAELLEQHALRDWVWSALEDLSPNLRLVTMLRYFTDARSYDDIATLCATPVGTVRSRLHKARSQLVDVLLGSADQAHDDATALRAAHRELAEETLESGRRGKLLSALSGRWSPEADVIWPTSKRTGIDYLQTAYDHNESIGVRQQLLNVVASREVVIWETALLSPPDDPFHCPPGCLWVQSLDRGRVTKLRLYHPRAL